The DNA sequence GCACTCAAAGGGCCTGAAGCTAGGTATCTACTCGGATGCAGGGTGGGTCTATTTCTCTATCACCTGGCTTTCGTTATTAAAAGTGTTTCTTTCATACTGTAAGATGCCACTGTTTCTCATTGTcttcaaaaaatgaatattccACAGGGCTTTCACCTGTCAAGTACGACCTGGATCCATTTTTCATGAATCTGATGATGCCAAACTCTTTGCGTCTTGGGTGAGTTTAGGTGTTTAGTCTTCAGTAACTTCCTTCCATCTCAATGCTGCTGCTGTTTTCATGACTTGTGGATGCTTTTATTTAGTTTGTTGTGTATGACGTTGATTACTTGACATGTGACTTCATATTTGTTTGCCATCTAGGGTGTTGATTACTTGAAGTATGACAATTGTTTCAATCTGGGCATTCCTCCAAAAAAAAGGTGAGTCtctatatatagttttatatgCTTGCATCATTATGTTCGGAGTAATTGTATATCTATGATTTCAGGTATCCACCAATGCGCGATGCCCTCAACGAAACTGGTCGCTCGATATTCTACTCGCTTTGTGAATGGTAGTCTTATAACCTTTAACACTCCTATTTCCTGCTCCTACACATTATTAACTTTGATTTGCATACTAATATAGAATTGGCTTtgtcaaaaaacaaaataccaGGGGTGTGGATGACCCAGCCTTATGGGCTGGCACAGTCGGAAACAGTTGGCGGACAACTGACGACATCAATGATTCATGGGCAAGGTTTTGAACTCTCCCTTCACTCTTACCACCTCATGTGTTGAAAATCAACTATTCTTTCTGAATGTACCTAAAGAGTTCTCAGTATTCTATGATTCTTCTCGTTTGAGGCCGACTGTATTTATTTCCATGTTAAAAGTATTATTCACTTGCTTCACATTCACATGTTAAAATAAGACGATGTACTAATGTTTGCCTATTTGGCTTAGCATGACAACAATCGCTGATCTCAACGATAAGTGGGCAGCTTATGCCGGACCTGGTGGATGGAATGGTAAAACTGTGATCTTGTTATGTACATTGGAGCCAAGATTTGACAATGAAATAAGCATAGTAATTCTTTGTATATTTCTACTCATGTTGGCAGACCCCGATATGTTGGAAGTTGGAAACGGTGGCATGACTAACGAGGAGTATCGAGCACATTTCAGCATCTGGGCTCTGATGAAGgttctttgtttttctctaATGTTTTGAGCCATTTTAGGCCAAAATGAAGCCTTATTTTTTCTAGTCCCTGGCCTACTAAATGTGCCATCTTTTTACGAAAAACGATCTCACAGCGTGCAGCCTTCTGcacaaaataattactactactcaTTTATCTtacatttacaaatttaattttctcagGCTCCGCTTTTGATAGGATGTGATGTTAGAAATATCACTTCAGAGACATTAGAAATTCTTAGTAACGAGGAGGTTATTGCTGTTAACCAAGGTACGAAGTTTCTTTGCTGCTGTGCTGCCCCTATTGTGTGTGCGCTTTGTGTTAATAGTaagttttttattctatttctgCGTGCAGATTCACTAGGAGTTCAAGGAAGGAAAGTATATGCATATGGACCCGATAATTCTTATCAGGTATCCGATTGTTAATCATTCTTTCCTTCCAATAAGCAGAAAAGTTTGTGATCTAGTGCCTTGATATGCCTTGCAACCGCGGATATTCAAGAACGCATGGCATTGACAAGCTAGTTTGGTTTCAGGTGTGGGCAGGCCCACTCTCTGGTCAGCGTTTAGCTGTCGTTCTATGGAATAGAGGTTCAAAAGCTTCGTCTATCACAGTTAAATGGGATGTACTTGGACTCGAGTCTTCTATCAGTGTTTCTGTTCGAGACTTATGGAAGGTGGGTAGATATAATCTGAGTTTGGACATTTCACCATTGCCAGTTAGTTGTCTTCGATATATAATTGAACTAgttcttcattttttagagGTTGATGAgttttcttataaatataCTGAAGCTCTTATTAACATATATTTGTTGCAGAAAGAGTATGTATCAGAGAACAGCAGGGCCTCTTTCAGTGCTCGAGTCGATGCTCACTCTTCTGAGATGTACATTTTCACCCCATCAACGACCTATTCGTCTAGTTAATCGCTTGCTGCTTTGAGAATCGTGGTACATCAATTCTAGCAGTTGTCTGTGTTGAAGAATAAGGTACTGTTTGGTTGTCGGTTTTGTGCCGGATGCTGTGGATATCGGTTGTTGCAAGAGTTACCTGTTTGTGTTAATTTGTTGTTATTCCATGAATAAGCAGGTAGAGTTAGAAGATGGATTTGCAGTTTTCTTCCCcatgtagtgtgtgtattATGCATGATCAATTGAATCTTTGTGGTCTGTTTCTGTACAAGATTCTGTATTTCCTTTTATAAGGCCACACTTGGGAAGTTGGGCCAAGATTCTGTACGAATGGTGTTTCATCTCTTAATTCCAATTCGAATGTAATTTTATAGTGAATTAGTGATGGAACAGCTGAATTTATTgcaataaaacaaatgatcCCAATTTTCAccagataaagtaaaagagaaatatcaaTGATGAACTATATTCATAAATAACAACCAGACCACCAAAGGAAAGAAAGTAGTATAAACATAAGAGTTGAACTAGACGATGCACAGCTCGATTCAGATTTCAGAGCCATCTAAGAGGCAGCGGCCAGCGACTCAATCAATATCTGGTAACCTTCTGGCACTATGGACTGTGTCTGCACACACCCAGCTAATGCTGGGACATCAGAGTTCACGTCTAGAAACCTCGCGAGCAACAGCAGCAGATGAAAGTCTGAAATCCGTTTCACAAAGGGGAGATTCTTTGCCCGATCCAGATGGTTCTTCAACGCCCTCATTGTCACTGTGATGATCCTGTTCTCGATAGGAAATGTTGAAGAAAGTGGGCCCTGAGATTAACACAAGAGCTGTCATCAGTGtttataaatcaagaaaacaTGTCATAAATACTATTTTCACAAAGATTTTCCCAACAGTGTGTCACAAAACTGGAGATAATATAACTGAATTATCATGATTCATTTCTGTTAATAGTATTCTATTGTTAGGCCCTATTTTGGATCTATTGCTAAATTCACATGCATCAGCAGATCTAAAATGTAAAGAGCATTATCCAGAAATATGCTGTCAGCAGTAACCAAGGTGAGAATATGTCATATCAAGATTTGATGTACCAAACTCTTAAGTCAAAGAAATATAACAATGTCTCAAGTACCCTATACCAGAATCCTTGCACACAGTAACAAGCTAATACGTGTAGCAAGTCTGCGAAAGCAGCCAACAAGATAACACAACAGCATTCTGTGAAACAAAATTGCAAACCAACAGCCAAAAAGAGCTAGAAACAACAAGAATACTTAGCATAATTTGCTAAGTAGCTAGTGGGCACCATGTCAACATTGTTATCACATAGTTAGTGGGTGAATATAAAAACTTGCAGTGATGATTTGTAAGTATTGCAAGAATGATAATGTGTCAAAGTCGAAAGTTGTGCTCCAGTGAGAGAAAATCCTTTTGGTCAAAGAGAATAAACCACAACACCAATCTTCCAATTGTAATGTGAAAAAATTCACTAGATTGAAAAGCGTATTGGCgcaagaaagaaaataacattcATTTTGGTTGAGAgacaataaacaaaaaacagaATCATGTTTGAGAGTTATTTATCATGTCATTGTAGGGCTGAATTAGACTAAAAACAATATCtttcttttggaaaatattCCCAAAACATGATCTCTAAGGATCAGTTAGAAGACTCATCCACAGGATTCAGTCTACCTATATAGTAGTTCAAACCAATAACACATACTCAAGTATTCGATCAAATAAGCTAGCTATCTAAAAGGACAGACAGTCACATTGTTTAAGCTACACGAGAAACTCACGCGGATGAAACCCCAAGACCATTAACATACAATTCACACCAGCAAACCAATCTTTAGCCAAAACAAAGTTTAATACCGAGAAACTGGCGCAATGTAGTatcaataaatgaataaagaaaatgcTAACCTGGTGATCAGCAATCTTGACAACCACCATGAAGAAGTCATTGTCAACATCCTTGGTGTCCTTCCCTCCAACCACAACGTCCTTCGTCATCCTCGACAACTTGGGATCAATCTCCTCTTTGAGATCCCGCTCAAACCAACCCTCTTTAAACAACCTCACGCACATATCACTCATCTGAAAAGCCTCAAAATGCACAGCTGCTGACCCATCCTCACTCACCTCCAGCTTCACCACGGCAGTCACCCACTCCTTCAAATCCCCCTCCGCCTGCAGCTCCACCGCCTGCAAAACCTCCGAATTCGACATCGTGTAGTCCTTCTTATCTTGGCTAACCGTCTGGGTGAATATAAACCCCACCTTCCTCATCCCCAGCCCCAAAGCTATCGCCTCAACCAGGTTCTCCTCATCAGGGTCCCTCAAAAGGATCAAATTCTCCTCCGTCCCCTGCTGCGGCGGCTCATAGATGAAATCCACCTCCACCTTCCCCTCCTCCGACACCGTCCCGTACATAAAACCACCGCGCTTCACCGCAAAAGCCAAGCTTTCGTTCACGTATTGCTGGAAAGCATTCGCGGCATCGCGATCGAACGAGACGAGCTCGCAATGGGGGTTCTCCTGGTGCGTGATCCTCATCTGCTTGGCAATTAAATCGTCCATCGTCATCTTCTTCCCGAACGACCCCGAAGGGTGGAAGGCCGGCCCCGCCACCGTCCGCTCGCCCTCGTAGGCGAGATACACGATGGAGCCGTGGCCGATGTTGAGAGCGGCCAGCGCGGTGTTCGGGTCGATCATGTCGGTGAACCGGGTCAGATCGGTTTGGGATTTCGCAAGAAGCAAATTTTGATTGGTGGAGAGAATCTGGGCTTGCACGGGAACCCGGAGCTGGGATTCGATCCCGGACTTGAGCGCCGCGACGGTGGCGCGAGGGTTGTCGATTGAGACCCGCTCAAGACCGTCGCGGCTCCGGATTCTGATCATCATCTTTGCTGAACTGTGCAGGGAAGCGGTTTGGGTATTTTCACAAACAGTTGGTGCGTGTTGCGTTGGTGCAATAAATTAGTATCCTCTTCGGCAAGAAGTATGGATATATATAGGATACCAAGCAGTGAATTTGGGGAATTGAATAATTGGAGAGGAAGGAAAGAGTTTGGAGtggggaagaagaaggagacGAGATTTAGGAAagatttcttctttttccaatTCCTTTTCCTTCTCGATTTTTCTGAtgattttatgattatattataaattataaactgtTTTATCGATATACACTgcatttaatttgtatttattgttttatttttaatcaatcgaattaaagaaatatatgttttaataaattgaaaaatataaataaaattaatgcaaTTATGAGAAAttagaagaaagaaaagtgttACATTGttaactcaatacttaataactataattaaataatactcaaTCCAtctccgattaagagtcacactttgatcgggcacgaagttttaagaaatgtaaagaaaagttggttgaaaaagttagtggaatgtgggactcATTTTTTGTAAagggaacatttttttttgtccacttaactttgccaaagtgtcattttaggtccgtgaactttgaaaatatcattttgaggtccatcaactatgggttaatatcatttgaagtacttttttactatttccaagttttttctggacgaaaataccctcaataccttaaagggtatatattcttaataaacttaccatatactcatattcttttataaatatctttactatatatttttgatgaattttctaaatataatttgaccttcaatattatcacttaattttgtgaaatgcaagaaaatattcttattcaattttttattattaaagaaaagtttttTATTCAACCTTCattattatcacttaattttgtgacatgcaagaaaatatccttattcaattttttattattaaagaaaagttctttattcaactttcaatattatcacttaatttcgtgacatgcaagaaaatatccttattcatttttttattattaaagaaagttctttattcaaccttcaatattatcacttaattttgtgacatgcaaaaaaatatccttattcaattttttattactaagaaagttctttatttaattttaaaattctttaatataaaaaattgaagaagcaattttacttgcatgtcacaaaaataagtgataatattgaaagtcaaattatatttagaaaattcgtcaaaaatatattgtaaagatatttataaaaaatatgggtatataataagtttattaagaatatataccctttaaggtatcgagggtattttcgtccagaaaaaacttgaaaatagtaaaaaagtacttcaaatgatattaacccatagttgatggacctcaaatgatattttcaaaggagtaaaggccaaatgtagtccctaacatatggtcgttttatcaatttagtccttaacattatctttttgattatttggtccttcacaaataaactcgaaCTCGAATCGGTCTtcacttaacagaaccgtcaaaaaatagacgatgaccgcaatttgactatattaaatcactaatggtaattaattatacctaattataattattatttcctattaaattacaaattatttatttcattttgcaactgatactatcttttttccaattttggtaataggaaaagaattataattaggtataattaagtaccattaataatttaatatagtcaaattgctgtcatcatctattttttgacggttctgttaagtgaggaacgattcgggtccgagtttatttgtgagggatcaaataatcaaaaagataatgttaaggaccaaattgataaaacggtcaTATGTTAGGAACcacatttggcctttactcttttcaaagttcacggacctaaaatgatactttggcaaagtttgtggaccaaaaaagatgttgcctttgtggaccaaaaaagatgttgcCTCTTTTttgtattggttttataataaaatgtgagtgaattgagttagtggaatatgagacctacttgctatttttggtaaaaatgaagtgtgactcttaattggggacgaacTGAAATGgagaagtgtgactcttaatcggggacggaaggagtagcctttagatattcaaatcaatGCCCTAAATCATCAGCTccgaaatgtcaatataatcaACATAAAACGTCTGTAAGggtattaaggtcaatttacaacaaattagttgtaactaacttttgaaaaatatcccataactttaaaacgcatataactttctcgatttaaattatttatttgcacaacatatatcaaatcaaagataatttcataaggattctaacaaGATCTCACTTACGTATAttccgatgtcaaaattttaaaaaaaaattcaaaattttttattttttttgtacaacaacaaatgtcaacatagcatataaaatatgtcaatataatacatgtagaatgtcattCTTTAAGCAATATGTTGATACTCTCAAAGCATTATGTTGCTATTTtcaaaatactatatttacattttcatcaaaaaccttaatttaataaattttttatttttttctatttaattaataaaaataaaaattatttgtgaTAATTTTAGACCACtagatttctaaaattttaggTTCTTTCAATTAGTTATAGACATTTGATCACTTAAACTACCCAAATGACATAATTTGCCGaatgttttacttttatataagacaaaaaaaatgcttatttgatggaaaaataaaaataaaatcttaaacAATGTTTGAAATAATATGCAATTCCAATTTTCCCCAATTATCACGCCATGTTATCTCTTCAGCTAAAATCCCCAATTATTTTCATCCCTCTCAATttcaaaaccctaaaccctcCAAAAATCAAATGCTGCAAATCCGAAATCCAAACCGAGAGGGGCCACTCTTTCGACACCGGCGGCACCTTCTTCCGCCACGAGAGCGCCACCGGTCGAGACCTCGGCGTGCTTGCCGCCGCCGTTTACAAGAGAGACCACAATGCCCTCCGGGTGCTCGACGCAATGTGCGGCTGCGGAATCCGCTCCCTGCGCTACCTGGCGGAAGCTGACGCCGACTTCGTGCTGGCCAACGACGCGAATCCGGACTATGGAGAGCTTATTTCGGCCAATTTGGGGAATGCCGGAGTCGGAGGGGAGAGGTGGGAGGTGAAGCACCTGGACGCGAATCGGCTTCTGACGGAACGTTATTTGGAAAGGGATTATTTTGACTTGATTGATGTGGATTCTTTTGGAAGCGACTCCACTTTCTTGAGGTCTGCCATGTGTTCTGTCAAGCTGGATGGGCTTTTGTATCTCACTTGCACGGATGGATACTCCTCTGGTGGGCACCGTCCTCAGCAGTAAGTTTGGTGTTTAGATTGTTTATTGATATTGTTTATCGAAGAGCTCGACGTTGGTTGAATAGTTTAGAGTTTTACAGGTGAAGTTGTATAGGTTGTGTGAATGATGGCTGATCAAGGAAAATAAGATTGCATGTGATTGTTAAGGAACTTTCTCGGTGTTTCTATTCGTGGGGTGAAGGGTCAATTTACATGGCAATGCGGTATCTTTTTGCATTGGAATAGTGATAATTGGTATCTCATCTCGTGCgcattgtgtttgtttgtgataaaagtttagtactattatttatggaGGGAGGTTGAGTTTTTACTACTTCTTCCACCTTTGTAAATGCAGATAAAGGGCATTTCTGGTTATTTATTGGTTTACTTTAGAGTGGCATTGTATTTCAGCTGGATCATGAAATCTCAACttaaaagattattttttatcctCTAGTACCTTGGCTGCTTATGGAGCTTATGTGAAGCCAATGCCATATTCAAATGAGATTGGATTGAGAATGCTTATAGGTGGTGCTTTGCGTGAAGCTTCTGTGTTGGGCTATCATGTGGTTCCACTTTTCTCCTGCTACTCATACCATGGCCCTGTGTTTCGAGCAATGCTCCAACTTAGGCGTGGCAAGTTTCCCTTTAAGAGGTTTTGAGTTTTGTCAATCTTGTTTATTGGTTAGTGCTTTTTGTTTCAATGTGATATGTTACCTCTAGCTATTTTTGCAGGCATTATGGTTTCATCAGCTACTGTACTCAATGTGGGAATTCTCAGTCTATCTCATGGGATAAACTCGGTCAAATGAGATGCACTTGCGATGATGTATGCAGTTATAAACTTCCTCTAATTTGGTTTTGTAGTGTATGTATGGCATATCTTCTGCTGAGAAGTGTGCACACCCTGAATTTCAGCCTTGTTTGgtggaattttttttgaagtccttcgtttttttttcagattcCTGGCTCACTTGTTGTTTCAGGGCCCCTTTGGACTGGGCCTCTTCACAAGACTTCTTTTTTAACTGACATGGTGAACTTGGCTGAAAAGTGGGGCTGGATAGGAAATGGAACAGGAAAACGTATGGAAACTATGCTAAAGATTATGATTGATGAGAGTGATCCGTTGTTGCCATTTGGGTACATCAAACTGGATGAGGTATTCATGAAGTTTCTACCTAATTGTGGACTTTGGCCTCTCAAGAGTCAAGAGTATGTGCTATGCGACTTGTATGTCTCTTAAACAACATTCTGTTGATTGCTACTGCAACAGGTATCAAAACGAGCAAAGATGAACTCCTCTCGTTTGGACACTATTTTGAATGCTTTGCACAAGGTAGTACTAAACTCCTACAGTACCTGAAATGCTACTTTCATCATCAGTTGTCTAGTTCATCCAGAtataatttgtgtttctaacTGAGGAGCATAtcatagaaattaaaagatgaACTCCTCTCGTTTGTACTATTTCCTCAAGAATATTGTCAGTGTAGTCAATCAACATggatattagtttttttttaatatttttctccaatCAACTTTCACAACTGAATCACTGACATCTTAAATTTTGAGTGCGATAGGAAGGTTATGCCGCCAGTAGGTCACATATTGCCACCAACGCAATCAAGACAAACTGCTCTATGGTTGATTGTGTAAGGCTTGCAAAGGGACTTCGACAGGCTGCTGATGAAACGTTGCATAGTTGCATTGAAGCATAGCAATGTATTTTTTCGGATCGCATGGTTATTAAGAAACCAAATATGTTGGCTTCTAAAGACGCTCAAGAATGTAGCAGTCAACCACACACCAATGTGGCAGTTACATCCTCGACTATATGCCTAAGCTAAATGGCCTCGGAGATGGTATTAGTTGGAGTGCTGATCTTGAAGGGAACAGAGCATAATCTTGTTATGTTCCATTAATTTTTGGGGGTGACAGGGAGGagaaatgcaaaattgattttCGCTGCAAATTTCCTTTATCTACAAAATtacattcaaatttattgCCATGAATTTCATTGTTACACGGTTAACAAAATTGGCGATGGCCATTGCATATTAATCCACTTTTCTGATAGTTATGTGTTGCCGTTCAATTACTCTATTGAAATTTACTCGTTATCTTGTGTTCAAGAAGTAACAAAATGCACTTTTGCTGAAGACAGGAAAGGAATTATAGGCAGCAAAGTGTTGAGAATCCAAAGTGAGACATTATTGTAATATAAATAGCTTCTTTAGCATATTCAAAACGAAACTTAAATGActgaaaagtgaaaacaaaCAATGTTACTTCGCAACAGAATCTGAGAGTAGACATTATTGCTGAAACGTAAAATATACAATGTCAAACTGTGCTGGAACAAGTGAACATCATACTAACGAAAAAAAGGATCACCTCAGCATCAAGActaaatttattactctcaAATTCAACAACTCAACAACTTCATTGATCATGCACTCTCTTTATCGAAAACTTCACTAGCATATTTCCAGTTTATAACTTTCCAGATATTCTTCAAGTAGTCAGGCCTCACGTTCTTGTACTGCAAAACGCAAAGCAATGAAATGACATCAGTGCCAAGATTTGTATAGCCTGTGAGATAAGAGACGGCTGGACTAGAAACCACAACATGGCAAGGGCAGAAAGAATCAACTAAGACGTATAAGTAGTTAAGagaatagtagtaataaagagcagaaaaaaaatattagaagcCTAGCTACTGTGTGGCCATTGTCGATTAGTAGCTGCGAACAGGCAGTAGAGTTTTGCACATTACTATTCTGCTAGTCAACATGTGAGGTTATTTAATATTAGTACAAATAGCAATTCAAATAAGAGGAAGCACCTGCAAATAGTATGCATGTTCCCAGACGTCAATACCAAGCAGAGGGACCAAACTAGCTCCTTTGGTAACCAGTGGATCCTGCAACAGAAGATAGGCGAGGCATCACCACAAGTTTGAAAAAGTCAGGAGtcattaatttattgactGATTTATACTAGTAAATTCTCACTGGCACATCTTATTCATAATCTAATTTAAGAACCTGACCAAAAACCTAAGATATCCAATGACTGTATCACGCCTTCACAATAAGAAAAGATGGAAACTTAGTTACTTAGGCCAAGGAATCTCAAAATCCTACATTCAATATCATCTGAGGTAAAATCTAAAAAACCGCAATAGTCCCATGCCCATGATAGTCGATACACAAATTCATAATAGTTACAACACCAAGTGACAAGGGCCTAAAGTCATCTGCTCACAAACTATGTATATAAACAAGAAATCACCAGACTTATATTTCAAACCAACAAAGTTCTGACAGGGCAAACATGTTAATTTCAAGTTCTAGGTAACTTTTATCTACAACTCGATAAACTTGAGAACTTAATGAAACAGAAGGGGTTGAGTGTAAAATCAAAAACCACTACACTTGCCTGATTTCCAGTGGTCTCAACTACCAGGCGCTTGAATTCTTTGTCCAAACCAAGCCACTGGAAATACCAATTGATTAGTTCAAGGAAAATGAATTAGCAAGAGATTACACCATTCAGAAGCATCACAACTATTTATGAGTTGAAACATGATGGTCATAGAAATGAGAAATCCATACCACCCATCCTGAACCCTGTACAGCAGCACCTTCTGCATTCATCTTCTGAATCAGAGCTTCAAAAGATCCAAAGTTGCTGTCGATGGCCTTATGCAAAGAACCATGAGGAGGTTCACCACCACCAGCCTGAAAGAGAGATTACCTagtaaaaaattcaacaataacATAGAAATGCAAAACTATCAAACATTAGTTGGTGTACTTACACGAACAGGAGCGAGATTCTTCCAGAATATTGAGTGATTAACATGACctatcataaaaatagaaaaaaaggttTTAGAGCTAGGAAGATTAGCTTGGCCACAACCACATATCTAGCATAAGTAGATAAAGAAGGCATTACATTCCCCGCCCAACTAAACAAAAACAAGGTTTTGTATACATGTGTCTAGGTGTATGCATGTGTTATCTTTAGCCCAAGATTTTGGTTAGAGAATGGAACTGagaattgaaataattaaaatttgtatccAATCCGTGCAAAAAGTAAGAACATACGTTACATAATTAGAT is a window from the Salvia hispanica cultivar TCC Black 2014 chromosome 1, UniMelb_Shisp_WGS_1.0, whole genome shotgun sequence genome containing:
- the LOC125202684 gene encoding alpha-galactosidase 3-like, yielding MAKLANYYSMAVGILVAVVCANLISVALSVRVLPLHPYLKGQDKPISNIYDTSNYGILQLNNGLGITPQMGWNSWNFFACDINEKVIKETADALVTTGLAKLGYDYVNIDDCWSEMARDSKGQLVPDEKTFPSGIKALADYVHSKGLKLGIYSDAGAFTCQVRPGSIFHESDDAKLFASWGVDYLKYDNCFNLGIPPKKRYPPMRDALNETGRSIFYSLCEWGVDDPALWAGTVGNSWRTTDDINDSWASMTTIADLNDKWAAYAGPGGWNDPDMLEVGNGGMTNEEYRAHFSIWALMKAPLLIGCDVRNITSETLEILSNEEVIAVNQDSLGVQGRKVYAYGPDNSYQVWAGPLSGQRLAVVLWNRGSKASSITVKWDVLGLESSISVSVRDLWKKEYVSENSRASFSARVDAHSSEMYIFTPSTTYSSS
- the LOC125202685 gene encoding NPL4-like protein 1 encodes the protein MMIRIRSRDGLERVSIDNPRATVAALKSGIESQLRVPVQAQILSTNQNLLLAKSQTDLTRFTDMIDPNTALAALNIGHGSIVYLAYEGERTVAGPAFHPSGSFGKKMTMDDLIAKQMRITHQENPHCELVSFDRDAANAFQQYVNESLAFAVKRGGFMYGTVSEEGKVEVDFIYEPPQQGTEENLILLRDPDEENLVEAIALGLGMRKVGFIFTQTVSQDKKDYTMSNSEVLQAVELQAEGDLKEWVTAVVKLEVSEDGSAAVHFEAFQMSDMCVRLFKEGWFERDLKEEIDPKLSRMTKDVVVGGKDTKDVDNDFFMVVVKIADHQGPLSSTFPIENRIITVTMRALKNHLDRAKNLPFVKRISDFHLLLLLARFLDVNSDVPALAGCVQTQSIVPEGYQILIESLAAAS
- the LOC125207640 gene encoding tRNA (guanine(26)-N(2))-dimethyltransferase isoform X2 produces the protein MLSLQLKSPIIFIPLNFKTLNPPKIKCCKSEIQTERGHSFDTGGTFFRHESATGRDLGVLAAAVYKRDHNALRVLDAMCGCGIRSLRYLAEADADFVLANDANPDYGELISANLGNAGVGGERWEVKHLDANRLLTERYLERDYFDLIDVDSFGSDSTFLRSAMCSVKLDGLLYLTCTDGYSSGGHRPQHTLAAYGAYVKPMPYSNEIGLRMLIGGALREASVLGYHVVPLFSCYSYHGPVFRAMLQLRRGKFPFKRHYGFISYCTQCGNSQSISWDKLGQMRCTCDDIPGSLVVSGPLWTGPLHKTSFLTDMVNLAEKWGWIGNGTGKRMETMLKIMIDESDPLLPFGYIKLDEVFMKFLPNCGLWPLKSQEYQNEQR
- the LOC125207640 gene encoding tRNA (guanine(26)-N(2))-dimethyltransferase isoform X1 — encoded protein: MLSLQLKSPIIFIPLNFKTLNPPKIKCCKSEIQTERGHSFDTGGTFFRHESATGRDLGVLAAAVYKRDHNALRVLDAMCGCGIRSLRYLAEADADFVLANDANPDYGELISANLGNAGVGGERWEVKHLDANRLLTERYLERDYFDLIDVDSFGSDSTFLRSAMCSVKLDGLLYLTCTDGYSSGGHRPQHTLAAYGAYVKPMPYSNEIGLRMLIGGALREASVLGYHVVPLFSCYSYHGPVFRAMLQLRRGKFPFKRHYGFISYCTQCGNSQSISWDKLGQMRCTCDDIPGSLVVSGPLWTGPLHKTSFLTDMVNLAEKWGWIGNGTGKRMETMLKIMIDESDPLLPFGYIKLDEVSKRAKMNSSRLDTILNALHKEGYAASRSHIATNAIKTNCSMVDCVRLAKGLRQAADETLHSCIEA
- the LOC125201871 gene encoding superoxide dismutase [Mn], mitochondrial-like, yielding MALRTLIARNPMRAAAPAASRGLKTFSLPDLSYDYGELEPAISGEIMQLHHQKHHQTYITNYNKALEQLDAAIAKGDASTVVKLQSAIKFNGGGHVNHSIFWKNLAPVRAGGGEPPHGSLHKAIDSNFGSFEALIQKMNAEGAAVQGSGWVWLGLDKEFKRLVVETTGNQDPLVTKGASLVPLLGIDVWEHAYYLQYKNVRPDYLKNIWKVINWKYASEVFDKESA